From the Anaeromyxobacter dehalogenans 2CP-1 genome, the window CGTGACGGTGGTCGGGTACTGGTGGTGCGGGGTGAGGTAGACGGCGCGGACGGCGCCGGCCGCGGCGAGCGCCTCGAGGCGCTCCACCTGCAGCCCGCGCGCGTCCACCGGCACCGGGACGGTGCGGAGCCCCGCCAGGCGCAGCGACTCCCACGCCGGCCGGTACCCGAGCGCCTCGACCGCGACGCCGTCGCCCGACCTGAGCAGCGCACGCCCGGCGAGCGAGAGCGCCATCTGGGCGCCGCGGGTGACGAGGATCCCGTCCGCTGCCACCGCCAGCCCGCGCGCCTCGCCCAGCATGCGCGCGAGCGCGGCCCGCAGCCGCGGGTGCCCGGCGGCGTCGCCGTAGGACAGGTGCTCGCGCCGGCGCAGCGCGCGGCGGTAGGCGCTCCCGAGCGCGGCCACCGGCACGAGCCGCGGGTCGGGCGTGCCGCCGAGGAGCTCGAGCGTGCCCGGCGGCAGCGTGCTCCAGGTGGCGTCGGCCGGGGCGGGCGGGAGGTCGAAGCCGGCGCGCGCGGCCGGCGCCCCTGCCTCGGGCCCGGCGCGGCCCGGCGCGCCCGGCGGCGGGGGCGGGAGCTCGCGCGAGACGAAGGTGGCGCGGGCCGGGTCGGACGCGATCCAGCCCTCGGCGGCCAGCTCCCCGTAGGCGGCGAGCACGGTGTTGCGGTGGACGCCCAGCGTCCGCGCCAGCGCGCGGCTGGAGGGGAGCGGCGCGCCGGGGCGGAGCGCGCCGGCGCGGATGCGCGCGCCGAGCGCGCGGGCGATCTGCACCGAGAGCGGGGCCGGGTCGGCGCGGTCGATCGCGAGCGGGGTCTGCCAGGTGCGCACTGGTCCATCCGATACCTCGAAACTGGACCTTCTCGCCAGACCAGCCCCGGCGCAGCCTGCCGCGCATGCGACGCGAGATCTTCCGGGCCGGCCGCGGGGAGGCCCTGGCGCTCCTGCGGCGGGCGCCCACCGTGCACCTCGCCACCACCACCCCCGAGGGCGCGCCGGTGCTGCGCGCGCTCGACGCCGCCGTGCTCGAGGACGGCGTCTGGTTCCACGGCGCGCGCGCCGGCGAGAAGGCGCGCTGCCTGGGCCGGGCGGCGGTGGTCTCCGCCGAGGAGCTGGTGGCGCACCTGCCCAGCTGGATGGCGGACCCGGTGCGCGCCTGCCCCGCCACCACGCTCTACCGGAGCGTCCAGGCGCACGGGACGCTGGAGGAGCTGACCGACTCCGCGCGCAAGGCCGAGGTGCTCTCGGCGCTCATGGCGCGGTGGCAGCCGGAGGGGCGCTACCGGCCCCTCCGCGCCGACGATCCGCTCTACGCCGGCGAGCTGCGCGGCATCCTGGTGCTGGGCGTCCGCCTGGGCGAGGCGCTCGACGGCAAGTGGAAGCTGCTCCAGAACCGGACCCCCGAGCAGATCGGCGCGGCGCTCGAGGGGCTGTGGGCGCGCGGCGCGCCGGGCGACGTCGCCGCCATCGAGGCCGTCCGCGCCGCGAACCCGCACGCGCCGGAGCCTTCGTTCCTCGCCGCCGGGATCCCGGGAGTCCGGCTGCAGGTGGCGCTCGGCGAGGCCGACGCGCCGGCGGTCCGGGCGCTCCTCGCCGGCGAGTACTGGTGGGAGGGCGAGCCGCTCGCGCTGGCCGGGCCCTCGCACCTCGCCTCCACCGCGTGGGTGGGCGCCCGCGACGCGGACGGCGCGCTGGTCGCCTCGGCGCGCGCCATGGCCGACCCGCGCCACGCCTGGATCTACGACGTGGTGGTGGCGCCGGCCTGGCGCGGGCGCGGCCTGGGCAAGCGGCTCGTGGCGCTCCTCCTCGACCACCCGGCGGTGCGGCGCACCCGCTTCGTCCGCCTCGTCACCGCCGACGCGCAGGGGCTCTACGCGCGCTTCGGCTTCGTGGACGCGGCGGGCAAGCGGCGCTTCGGGACGTCCACCGAGATGGTGCTGGTTCGCGATCCGCCCGCCGGCGCGGACGCCGGCGCGCCCTGAGGTCGCTCACGCGGCGGCGCGGGCGCGGCGGCGGCGGAGCCAGACCGCCACCGCGGCCGCCAGCAGCACCGCCCCGAGCACCGCGAGCTCCACCCGGCGCACGCCGCGCTCGGCCGTGCCGAGGTGGTGCGCGAACAGGTAGCCGACCGAGACCACCAGCGGCACCGACAGGAGCCGCGGAGAGCCCGTCCGCGAGCGCGAACGTGCGCAGGCGCACCCCGTGCGTCGCGGCGAGGGCGAACGCGGCGAGCCGCAGGCCCGAGGTGTGCCGCGCCACCGCCACCGAGAGGAACGCGTGGCGCGCGAGGTGCGCCTCCAGCCGATCGCGCCGCGCCGGCGTGAGCACCCGGGCCACCATGCGCGTGCGCAGCACGCGTTCCGCGTGCCGGCGCGCCAGGAGGAAGAACGCGACGTCGCCGAGCACGATCCCGAGCCAGCACACCCCGATGACGAGCGGCAGGCGCAGGTAGCCCTGGTGCGCCAGCGCCCCCGCGCCGAGCTGGGTGGCCTCCTCCGGGATCGGGACGCCCAGCCCCGCGCCGGCCAGCAGGGCCAGCACGGCGAGGTAGCCGAAGCGGGAGAGGAGCGCCTGGAGCACCTCGGGCAATCTACGGCGCGCGGCGCGGGCGCGCGCCTAGAAGTAGCCGAGCACCAGCGCGGCGGCCTCGGTGGCGAGCGGCTGGCGCCGGGCCTCGAACGCCAGGGAGAGGTCGCGCGCGAGGTGCAGCCGGAGCGCGCCGCCCCACGACCAGGTGGTGCGCGGCGCGGCGTCGGGCAGCCAGCGCCAGCGCGCGTCGGCGAGCAGGACCGCGCGCGACCCGAGGCGGAGCCGCGCCAGCGCCGAGGGGCCGATGCCCGGGCGCCACCCGGTGCCGCCCGCGCCGGAGAGGCCCGGCGAGGCGCGCAGCTCCAGGTCCCCGGTGGCGGCCAGGTCGAGGCCGCCGGGCAGCGCCGCGGCCAGCCCGCCGCCGAGGTCGCTCGCGAACGCGAGGCACCGATCGCAGCCGCGGTCGCGCACGGTGGTGGCGCCGAAGCTCGCCTTCCAGGACGGCCGCGCGTCGAAGCGCGTCACCGGGCTGAGCGAGACGATGCGCACGAGCGCCACGTCGTCGAGGTCCACCCGCCGCTCGCGCGGCGTCCAGCGGAGGCGGGTGGGGAGGAACTCGATCTGCGCGGTGGGCGGGTAGCCCTCGGGCGGATCGCCGAGGTCGTGGAGCGCGAGGCGGGCGTCGAGGAGCACCGTGCCGCCCTGCCCGTCGACCGCGCCGCCGCCCACGCCGAGGCGCAGCGAGCCGTGGCCGCGCTCGGGGCGGCGCGCCTCCGGGAGCGGGAGCGCGAGCGGCGCGCTCGGCACGCCCAGCGCGGCCCGGCGCTCGAGCAGCGCCTGCCGGTCCTGCGCCGCCTTCGGCTCGAGGCCGCGGATGAGCTCGCGCGCGTGGCGGAGATCGAGCAGGTCCACCGCCGCGTCGAGCACCTTCGCCAGCCCGTCCGGCGGGGTGCCCGGCGCGAGCGGCGCGGCCGGGTCGCCGGAGAGCGCCTCCACCTCGCGCAGCTCGGCGCGGGAGAGCCCGCGGGCCCGCGCCTCGAACTGCGTGCGGATGGACGGCCGGTAGTGGACGCGCCGGACCAGCCCCGGGTTCTCGAACAGCGCCACGACGGTGTCGGAGGGCAGCACCACCGCCCGGCCCACGTGCGAGAGCAGGTCGAGCCGCGGCGCGGCGGCCTCGAGCGCGCCGAGCACGTGGTAGCTGCAGTTCTCGTCGAGGTACCAGTAGTCGAACCAGGTGCCGCCCAGCTCCCACACGTGCGCGCCGAGCAGCGCCACCTCGCCCGGCGTGAGCTCGAGGTCGTACTCCCACAGGTCGCGGGACTCGTAGTCCCCGTACTCGCGGACCTTGTAGTAGTACGGGTAGTACTTGAACTCGCCCTTGAAGAAGCCGAGCAGGCCCTTCGCCGCGTAGAGCACCGCGTTCCCGGTGTCCACGGTGGCGGCGTAGTCCACCCCGTAGTCGAGCAGCTCGAAGTGCTTGCCGCCGATCGCCTCCGGCGCCTTGTCGAGGCGGAGCAGGGTGTGGCCGAACGCCGAGGCGGGGTTGTTGAGGTAGTACGACGAGAACACCACCGTCACGCCCTGCGGCCGGATCTTGCCGTAGAAGTCCTCGAACTTCGGGCAGCGGCGGGGCGGCAGGCGGGCGAGGTCGAAGCCGAGCCGCCCGCCCAGGAACGCGAAGCGCGCCGGGAAGCGGCACTGCGCGTCGTCGAGCTCCTCGGCCTTCGGCGCGGCGTCGAAGAAGCCGGCCAGCGTCGCCTCCAGCTCGGCGGCCGGGTCGGTCTTCCCGTCGCGGGCCCGGAAGAACTTCCCGCCATCGGCCTCGCTCTTCCAGCCGCCCAGCGGGCGGCGCCGCCAGTGCCCGAGCTTCAGCCACCCGGGATCGTCCGCCAGCCGGAGCGCGCGCGCCTTCGCCACGAGCTCGGCGAGGTAGGCGGGATCGGGCGCGGCGGTCGCGCCCGCTGCCGGGGCGGCCGGGGCGGCTGCGGAGGCGATCGCGGCCGCGGGCGGCGCCCCGGGTTCGGCGGACGGCGGGGCGGGCGCGCCGGGCGGGGACGCGAGCGCGAGGGCGAGGGCGAGCGGGCCGAGCATGCGGGGGGACGAGGGTAAACGAAAGGGGAGCCCTCTCGCGAGGGCTCCCCTCTCATGAAGCGGACCGCGGGGCGCTAGCTGCGGCCGCAGCCGAGGGCCGCGTCACCGTGCAGCGTGTCGAGGATCGCCTTGGTCACGTCCTCGTTCGAGGCGCTCTCGCTCGGGAAGATCGCCTTGAAGTTCTTCTGCAGCGCCGCGCCGACCGCGTGCGAGTTCTCGCAGGCGTTGATCACGGTGAGCGCGCCGATGGCCTCGCCCTCGCCGCGGGAGATGTCCTTGGCGAGCGCCTCGCGGTTCGCGTCCACGAAGTTCTTGGTGCCGGCCGTGAACACGCCGCTGCCGCAGTTCGAGGTCCCGGTGGTGATGCCGAAGGTCTGGTTGCCGAAGGTGCCGTTGGTGGTGGCGGCCAGGATCTGGACCGCGCCCGGGGTGTTGCCGAACGCCATGGAGCCGAGGCCGCAGCCGGCGGTGCCGTAGCGGCCGGTGCCCTTGATGGCGGAGGCGGTCTGATCGGCGGCGGCGGCCGGCACGGCGAGCAGCGCGGCGACGAGCGCGAGCGTGATGCGGGTCATGTGTCTCCCTTTCGTTCTCGGGGGTTCACGAACCCCCAGTGAAGTCCCCCACGCATGCTTTCCGTGGAGATCGTTCCCGTATACCGCTGTCTCTCACGCCTGCGAACTTCGCAGACGACCCTTCTCGGGGCCCTGCCGGACGGGACAGGATTTCGGTTGCGGCACCGTGGCGCACTGCGCAATATGGTCGAGCCCCAGGCTTGATTCCGGAATCAGGAGCGATCATGGCCCTCAAGATCGTGGTGACCGCGAAGCGCGTCGAGGACCCGGAGTCGAAGATCCGCGTGAAGCCGGACGGCTCCGGGATCGTGACCGACGGCGTCAACTACAAGATCAACCCGTTCGACGAGATCGCCGTCGAGGAGGCGCTCCGCCTGAAGGAGCGCCACGGCGGGGAGGTGGTGGTCGCGTCCATCGGTGGGGAAAAGTCGCAGACCGAGATCCGCGCCGCGCTCGCCATGGGCGCCGACCGCGGCATCCTCGTCCGCCACGACGGCCCGCTCGATCCGGTGGTGGTGTCGGCGCTGCTCGCCAAGGTGGTCGAGCAGGAGAAGCCCGACCTCGTCATCCTCGGCAAGCAGTCCATCGACGACGACCAGAACCAGGCCGGCCAGTACCTGGCCGAGCGGCTCGGCTGGCCGCAGGGCACGTTCGCCTCGAAGACCGAGAGCCTGGAGAGCGAGGCCGAGCAGAAGAAGGAGCCGGGCCTCGTGCTCTCCGCCGACGGCAAGGCGCTCACGGTGGTGCGCGAGGTGGACGGCGGCGTGGAGACGCTGGAGCTGGGCCTGCCGGCGGTGGTGACCACCGACCTGCGCCTCAACAAGCCGCGCTTCGCCTCGCTGCCCGGCATCATGAAGGCCAAGAAGAAGCCGCTCCAGGAGCTGGCCGCCGCCTCGCTCGGCGTGGACCTCGCGCCGGTCGTGGTGATGAAGCGCCTGGCCGAGCCGCCCGCCCGCAAGGGCGGCGTGAAGGTGGCCGACGTCGAGGAGCTCTGGAAGAAGCTGCACGACGAGGCGAAGGTCCTCTAGCCCACCGTCCGCGCGCCGCGCGGCGATCGAACCTCCGGAGGCGACATGTCGAACGTCCTCATCGTGGCCGAGCAGGGCGGCGGCCAGCTCCGCAAGGCGACGCTCCACGCCATCTCGGCGGGGCGCGCCCTTGCCGCCCGCACCGGCGGCGCGCTCCACGTCGCGCTGCTCGGCCAGGGCGTGCGCCCGCTCGCCGACGCGCTGGCCGCGACCGGCGCCGAGGTGCACGTGGCCGACGCGCCCGCGCTCGAGCACCCGCTCGCCGACGCGTGGGCGCCGGTGATCGCGGAGATCGCGAAGGCCTGCGGGGCCGCGTACGTGGGCGCCGCCGCGACCGCGCAGGGCAAGGACCTCCTCCCCCGCGTGGCGGCCCGGCTCGGCGCCGGGATGGCGACCGAGGTGCTCGGCTTCGGCGGCGACGGCGCGGCCGTGACGTTCCGCCGGCCCATGTGGGCGGGCAACGTGCTCGCCGAGGTGGAGATCGCGACGCCGGTGAAGGTGTTCACGGTGCGTGCGACGGAGTTCCCAGCCGCCGAGCCGGGCGCCGGCAAGGGCGCGGTGCACGAGGTGGCGGTCCAGGTGCCGGCCGGCCTGCGCACCCGGCACGTGGCCTTCCGCGAGGTGAAGAGCGAGCGGCCCGAGCTGACCGAGGCGCGGGTGGTGGTGTCGGGCGGCCGCGGCACGAAGGGCGACTTCAAGCCGGTCGAGGCGCTGGCCGATGCGCTCGGCGCCGCGGTGGGCGCGAGCCGCGCCGCGGTGGACGCGGGCTGGGTGCCGAACGACTGGCAGGTGGGGCAGACCGGCAAGGTGGTCGCGCCGGACCTCTACGTGGCGGCGGGCATCTCCGGCGCCATCCAGCACCTCGCCGGCATGAAGGGCTCGAAGGTGATCGTGGCGGTGAACAAGGACCCGGACGCGCCGGTGTTCCAGATCGCCGACTACGGCCTGGTGGCGGACCTGTTCCAGGCGCTGCCGGCGCTCACCGAGAAGGTGAAGGCCTCGAAGTGAGGGCGCCGCGGGGCGCGGCGGTGCGAGCGTGACCGAGGCGGATCTCGAGGGGCTCGGCGTCCACCGCATCGCCATCCCGGTTCCGTTCCCGCAGGCGGGCGGGCCGGTCAACGCGTACCTGGTGGAGGAGGCCGGCGGCGGCCTCCTCATGTTCGACTCGGGCCTCGGCACGCCCGAGGCGCAGGCGGCGCTCGAGGCCGGCTTCCAGCGGCTGGGCCGCCGCTTCGACGAGGTCGGCCGCATCGTGGTCTCGCACGGCCACGTGGACCACTACGGCGCCGCCCGCTTCGTGCAGGAGCGGCACGGCGGCCCGGACGTGCCGGTGTTCGGCCACCCGGCCGACGCGCCCAAGATGTCGGAGCAGGGGCCGCGCTGGCGGGAGCTGGCCCCGCGGCTGGCCGCGTACCTGGCGCGCCAGGGCGTGCCGCCCGAGGTGGTCGAGCTGCTCGCGAAGCAGGGCGAGGGTGGCTTCCGCTACGCGCGGCGGCTCCCCGAGATCCGGCCCATCGCCGAGGGGGAGGTGCTGCGCACGCGCCACCTCGCGCTCGAGGTGATGCACATGCCGGGGCACACGCCCGGGCTCCTGTGCCTGTACGACCGGGAGAAGCGGCTGTTCCTCTCCGACGACCACCTGCTCGAGAAGGTCTCCCCGAACCCGCTCATCGAGCTCGGGCCGGACGGCCAGGACGGCTTCTTCCGCCCGCTGCTCGCGTACCTCGACAGCATCCGCCGCCTGCGCGCGCTCGAGGTGGACCTGGTGCTCCCCGGCCACGGCCCGCCGTTCTCGGGCCACCGCGAGATCATCGACGCGCTCGTCGGCTTCTACGCGAAGCGGCAGGCGCGGCTGCTCGAGCTGCTCCAGGCCGGGCCCCGGACCGCGCACGAGCTCGCCCGCGCGCTCTGGCCCCGCGCCCGCCCCACCGACGCGTTCCTCACCCTCTCGGAGACGGTGGCGAACCTGGAGGTGATGGAGTCGCGCGGCGAGGTGCGGCGCGATCGCGCGGCCGAGCCCTGGCGCTACCTGGCCGCCTGACCGGGGCGGCGGCGCCGCTCGACAAGCGCGGCGCCATCGGGCATTCAAGGCGCCATGCTCGAGCTGCTCGGCCAGGCCGACACGTGGATCTCGCTCGTCACGCTCTCCGCCATGGAGATCGTGCTCGGCATCGACAACGTGGTGTTCCTCACCATCCTCGCCGGGCGGCTGCCGCAGGAGCAGCAGGGCAGGGCGCGCAAGCTGGGCCTCTCCTTCGCGCTGCTCACCCGGCTCGGCCTGCTGTTCGCCATCAGCTGGGTGATGGGGCTGACCCGGCCGCTGTTCTCGGTGCTCGGCCGGGAGGTCTCCGGGCGCGACCTCATCCTGCTGGGCGGCGGCCTGTTCCTCATCGCCAAGGCCACCCACGAGATCCACGACAAGCTCGAGGTCGAGCACGCCGAGGAGCGGAAGGCCGGCGGCGGCGCCGCGTTCTGGGCGGTCATCGTGCAGATCGCGCTGCTCGACATCGTGTTCTCGCTCGACTCGGTCATCACCGCGGTCGGGATGGCGAAGCACCTGCCGGTGATGGTCGCCGCGATGGTCCTGGCGGTCGGCGTGATGCTCGTCTTCGCCGACGCCATCGGCGGCTTCGTGGAGCGCCACCCCACCATCAAGATGCTGGCGCTGTCGTTCCTCATCCTCATCGGCGTGATGCTGGTGGCGGAGGGGCTCGGGAAGCACATCGAGAAGGGCTACGTCTACTTCGCCATGGCGTTCTCGCTCGGGGTCGAGCTCCTGAACATGCGGGTGCGCAAGACGCGGCAGGCGCCGGTCCACCTGCACGGGCGCTTCGAGGAGGAGCGGGCCGGGCGCTAGCGCCGCCCGCCGTGCGCCGTGGCCGACCTCGCCCTGCTCGTCCTCACGCTGCTGTGGGGGACCACCTTCGCGCTGGTGAAGGAGGCGCTCGAGATCGCCTCCCCGGGCGTGTTCCTCACCGCCCGCTTCGGCCTGGCCGCGGTGGCGCTGCTCGTCGCCTGGGCGCTCCGGCCGCGCGCGCCGCTCGGCGAGGGGTTCTGGCGGCACGGCGTCCTGCTCGGCCTCACCATGCTGGTGGGGTTCGTGCTCCAGACGGTCGCGCTTCGGCACACCACGCCCTCGCGCTCCGGGTTCATCACCGGCCTGAACGTGCTGGTGGTGCCGATCGTCGCCCGCTGGCTCCTGGGGCGCCGGGTGCGCCTCGCGTTCTGGGTGGGCGTGACGTTCGCGCTCGCCGGGCTGGTGCTGCTGACGCGGCCGTTCACCCCCGGTGCGGTCACGGAGGAGGTCCGCTTCGGCGACCTGCTCACGCTCTTCTGCGCGGTGGCCTACGGGCTCCAGGTGACGTTCACCTCGGAGTGGGCGCCGCGCCACCCGCTCGCGCCGTTCGTGGCGGTGCAGGTGCTGGTGACGCTGGCCGGCGCGCTCGTGCTCGCCCCGCTGGAGGGGCCGCGCTTCGATCCGGCCGGGGCCGGCCACTTCCTCGCGGTGGTGGCCTTCACCGGCCTCGTCATGACCGCGCTCGCGTTCTTCGTCATGAACTGGGGCCAGCGCCACACCACCGCGGTGCGGGCCGCGCTCATCTTCTCGCTCGAGCCCGCCGCGGCGGCGGTGTTCAGCTGGCTGTACTACGGCGAGCCGCTCGGGCCGCTCGACTGGGCCGGCGGCGGGCTCATGGTGCTCGGGGTGGTGGCCGGCGAGGTGGGCGGGGTGCTGGAGGCCCGCGCCGCCGAGGCCCGGGCCCGGGCCCGCGCGGGCGCGCCCGCGGCGTAGCCGTCGAGGCGCCGGCGGCCGGCCCGCGCCGCGCGGCCGGACCTCTGCTACCTTCGGCCCGATGCGACGCACCCCCCTCGAGCACGCCCTCCTCGCGGCGCTCGCCCTGTCAGTCGCCGCCTGCCGCCACGCGCCCCCGCCCGCGCCGGCGCGCACCGCCGACGAGGCGCTCCGCGAGGTGCCGCCCTCCGACCTCCCGGCGTTCGCCGACGATCTCGACTACGCCGGCCTGGAGGACGCGATCGGCCGCTCCGAGACCTGGCTGGCACGGCTCGCCGCCTCGGATCCGGGCCGGACGTTCGCCTACGGCAGGGAGCGCGTCCCGCTCGCGCGCGTGCAGGCGACGCTGGCGCGCTTCCGGACGGTCGTGGCGGCGCGGCCCGCGCCGGCGGCGCTGCGCGAGACGCTCCGCCGCGAGTTCCGCGCGTTCCGCTCCGCCGGCGACGGGCGCGGGACGGTGCTGTTCACCGGCTACTACCTGCCGGAGCTGCGCGGCGCGCTCGCCCGCGGCGGCCCGTACCGGGTGCCGCTCCACCGCGCGCCGGACGACCTCGTGGTGGTGCGCGCGCGCGACTTCCCGCAGGTCGCGGAGGACCTCGTCGGCCGGGTGGAGCAGGGCAGGCTCGTCCCGTACCCGACCCGCGCCGACATCGCGCGCGGCGCGCTCGACGGGAAGGGCGCGGAGCTCTGCTACGTGGACTCGGCGCTCGACGCGTTCTTCCTCGAGATCCAGGGGAGCGGGGTGGTGCGCCTCGAGGACGGCAGCTCGCGCGTGGTCACGTACGCCGGCAAGAACGGCCAGCGCTACGCCGCGGTCGGCGCGGAGCTGATCCGGCGCGGCGCGCTCCGGCGCGAGGAGGTGTCGATGCAGTCGATCCGCGCCTGGCTGCTCGCGCACCCGGAGGAGCAGGCGGCGGTGCTCGCCACCAACCCGTCCTACGTGTTCTTCCGGTTCGCCGACGACGCCATCGGCGCGCTCGGCGTCCCGGTCACCCCGGACCGCACCATCGCCGCCGACGCGAAGGTGTTCCCGAAGGGCGGGCTCGCGTTCCTGGAGACGGAGCGGCCGGTGGACGCGACCTCGGCCACCCTGCGCCCGTTCTCGCGCTTCGTCCTCGACCAGGACGCGGGCGGCGCGATCCGCACCTCCGGGCGCGTGGACCTCTACCTCGGGAGCGGCCCCTACGCCGCGAACGCCGCCGGCCGCATGAAGCAGCCGGGGCGCCTCTGGTACCTGCTGCTCAGGTAGGGCTCCCCGCCCGCGGCCGACGGCTCACCGCGGGCGGGATCGCCTCACCGGTGCCGAGCGGCCCGCTCGCCCCGGGCGCACCGAGGGGCGAGCGGGTCCCGCCGGCTACACGTCCGGCGCCTCGGCGACGGCGCCGTTCGCGGCGGTGCCCTCCATCCCGCGCGGCAGCACCAGGTTGAGCAGGATGCCGACGTAGGTGGCGAGCGGCATGGCGTCGATCTTCACCGAGCCGAAGTGCATCTCGGCGCCGCCCACGCCGATGACCAGCACCACCGAGGCGATGATCAGGTTCCGCTTCTGCGAGAAGTCGATGCCCGCCTCGACCAGCATGCGGATGCCGGCGGAGGCGATGATCCCGAACAGCAGGATGCAGATGCCGCCCATCACCTGGGTCGGGATGGAGCGGATGAGCGCGCCCACCGGCGGCAGGAAGGACATCAGGACGGCGAGCACCGCCGCGCCGCCGATCACCCACACCGAGAAGACGCGGGTGATGGCCATGACGCCGATGTTCTCGCCGTAGGTGGTGTTGGGCGGGCCGCCCAGCGCGCCGGAGATCATGGTCGCGACGCCGTCGCCGGCGAGCGAGCGGTGCAGGCCCGGGTCCTTCACGAAGTCCCGGCCCACCACGTTGTTCGTGACGATGAGGTGGCCGATGTGCTCGGTGATGACCACGAGCGAGATGGGGGCGAGCGTGATGATGGCCGCCCAGGTGAACCGCGGGAGCACGAAGGGCGGCACCGCCAGCGGCCGCGCCGCCGCCACGCCGGAGAGGTCCACCTGGCCGGCGAGGAGCGCCACCACGTAGCCGCCCACGATGCCGATGAGCACCGGGATGACGCCCAGGAAGCCCTTCAGGAACACCGCCGCCAGGATGGCGATGGCGAGCGACGCGAGCGCCACCGCGAAGAACTCCGGCCGGTAGGTGGGGCCGCCGCCGTTCATGGCCATGTTGACCACCGCCACGCGGGCGAGGCCGAGGCCGATGACCATCACCACCGAGCCGATCACCACCGGCGGGAGCAGGCGGTCGATCCAGCCGGTGCCGAACTTCGCGATGAGCGCCGCCACCACGAGGTAGCAGACGCCCACCGCCACGCAGCCGCCCATGGCCACGGCCACCCGGTCGGCCGGCGCGGCCTGGCCGGGCGCGACCCCGATGATGGCGGAGAGCGCGGCGATGAACGCGAACGAGGAGCCGAGGTAGGCCGGGATCTTCCCCTTCGTGATGAAGATGTAGACGAGCGTGCCGACACCGCTGGTGAACAAGGTCACCGAGGTGTCGAGCCCGACCAGGAACGGCACCAGCACGGTGGCGCCGAACATGGCGAACAGGTGCTGCAGCGACAGGGGAATGCTCTGGAGCAGCGGCAGCCGCTCCCCGACGTCCACGGTCCTCTTCATGGTCCCTCCTCGAGATGCGCCACGCGACGCGCCCGCTCGCCCGGGCGCTGGCCGCGAGGCGGCCGGGGTGCCGGAGGGCTGGGGCGGCGCATCATGCCCTCCCGCCCTGACACCCGCCAGAGGGGTGCGGGGCGGCGCTCGGCCGCGGCCGCCCCCCCATCGCGGGGAGACCTCGGGGGCGAACCCACCGTGGCGCGGACCGGTGCGCCTGGCCGCGAGAGGATCCCTAGGGTCCTCGAAGGAGGTGTTCCATGGCGGAGGAGAAGAAGAAGGGCGGGTTCCATTCCCTCGAGAAACGGATCCACCAGATCGAGGAGGAGGACCGGAGCCAGGCGGCGCGCGAGTCGAAGCCGGAGGAGAAGAAGGCGCCGGCGAAGGAGC encodes:
- a CDS encoding DMT family transporter — its product is MADLALLVLTLLWGTTFALVKEALEIASPGVFLTARFGLAAVALLVAWALRPRAPLGEGFWRHGVLLGLTMLVGFVLQTVALRHTTPSRSGFITGLNVLVVPIVARWLLGRRVRLAFWVGVTFALAGLVLLTRPFTPGAVTEEVRFGDLLTLFCAVAYGLQVTFTSEWAPRHPLAPFVAVQVLVTLAGALVLAPLEGPRFDPAGAGHFLAVVAFTGLVMTALAFFVMNWGQRHTTAVRAALIFSLEPAAAAVFSWLYYGEPLGPLDWAGGGLMVLGVVAGEVGGVLEARAAEARARARAGAPAA
- the mltA gene encoding murein transglycosylase A yields the protein MRRTPLEHALLAALALSVAACRHAPPPAPARTADEALREVPPSDLPAFADDLDYAGLEDAIGRSETWLARLAASDPGRTFAYGRERVPLARVQATLARFRTVVAARPAPAALRETLRREFRAFRSAGDGRGTVLFTGYYLPELRGALARGGPYRVPLHRAPDDLVVVRARDFPQVAEDLVGRVEQGRLVPYPTRADIARGALDGKGAELCYVDSALDAFFLEIQGSGVVRLEDGSSRVVTYAGKNGQRYAAVGAELIRRGALRREEVSMQSIRAWLLAHPEEQAAVLATNPSYVFFRFADDAIGALGVPVTPDRTIAADAKVFPKGGLAFLETERPVDATSATLRPFSRFVLDQDAGGAIRTSGRVDLYLGSGPYAANAAGRMKQPGRLWYLLLR
- the uraA gene encoding uracil permease; translation: MKRTVDVGERLPLLQSIPLSLQHLFAMFGATVLVPFLVGLDTSVTLFTSGVGTLVYIFITKGKIPAYLGSSFAFIAALSAIIGVAPGQAAPADRVAVAMGGCVAVGVCYLVVAALIAKFGTGWIDRLLPPVVIGSVVMVIGLGLARVAVVNMAMNGGGPTYRPEFFAVALASLAIAILAAVFLKGFLGVIPVLIGIVGGYVVALLAGQVDLSGVAAARPLAVPPFVLPRFTWAAIITLAPISLVVITEHIGHLIVTNNVVGRDFVKDPGLHRSLAGDGVATMISGALGGPPNTTYGENIGVMAITRVFSVWVIGGAAVLAVLMSFLPPVGALIRSIPTQVMGGICILLFGIIASAGIRMLVEAGIDFSQKRNLIIASVVLVIGVGGAEMHFGSVKIDAMPLATYVGILLNLVLPRGMEGTAANGAVAEAPDV
- a CDS encoding TerC family protein, giving the protein MLELLGQADTWISLVTLSAMEIVLGIDNVVFLTILAGRLPQEQQGRARKLGLSFALLTRLGLLFAISWVMGLTRPLFSVLGREVSGRDLILLGGGLFLIAKATHEIHDKLEVEHAEERKAGGGAAFWAVIVQIALLDIVFSLDSVITAVGMAKHLPVMVAAMVLAVGVMLVFADAIGGFVERHPTIKMLALSFLILIGVMLVAEGLGKHIEKGYVYFAMAFSLGVELLNMRVRKTRQAPVHLHGRFEEERAGR